One Faecalicatena sp. Marseille-Q4148 DNA window includes the following coding sequences:
- a CDS encoding DUF4366 domain-containing protein yields MRLKKLSLLLALTLLVSVSALPVTAHAGGSKDTTPPTLTASLEGDALKIESSDDLSGVEAVFVDENRINSLTDGKASVALKDYAGTEKQVSIYAKDYAGNRSDVVKLDNPYYKEPAPEKKPAAAAPQSPSGTQTKPPKEEKPSGSNAATPSGGGNSSGSDNSTGQQENTSAIPEGAFTPEGTGTVQDNISGTDGEKQFYTITTDAGNVFYLVIDGKREDNNVYFLNGVTESDLMALAEKNNGSMSMIPQEESCSCTEKCEAGKVNTGCPVCKNDLSGCKGKEKPTETEKPAEPEKPKKETGSVGTILFILAALLAVGGIGYYVKIVRPKQQAEDDAEFEDDGYGEGFDPDEAYGEPEYLSEDDFDDKDSK; encoded by the coding sequence ATGAGGCTTAAAAAACTTTCCCTGCTGCTGGCGCTTACGCTTCTTGTAAGTGTCAGCGCATTACCTGTAACGGCTCATGCCGGCGGTTCCAAAGACACCACACCGCCAACGCTGACTGCTTCCCTGGAGGGCGATGCCCTGAAAATAGAAAGCAGTGACGATCTATCCGGCGTGGAGGCGGTCTTTGTTGATGAAAACCGTATCAACTCCCTCACCGATGGGAAAGCGTCGGTTGCACTAAAAGATTATGCAGGAACAGAAAAACAGGTAAGCATATACGCAAAAGATTATGCCGGCAACCGTTCTGATGTGGTAAAGCTGGATAATCCGTATTACAAAGAACCGGCTCCTGAAAAGAAACCTGCTGCGGCAGCACCCCAGAGTCCGTCCGGTACACAGACAAAACCGCCTAAGGAAGAAAAACCTTCCGGCTCAAACGCTGCAACCCCTTCCGGCGGCGGAAATTCTTCCGGTTCAGATAACAGTACCGGACAGCAGGAAAATACTTCTGCGATCCCGGAAGGTGCATTTACCCCGGAAGGCACCGGAACGGTACAGGACAATATCAGCGGTACGGATGGGGAAAAACAGTTTTACACCATCACTACGGACGCGGGCAATGTCTTTTATCTGGTGATCGACGGGAAACGGGAAGATAACAATGTCTACTTCTTAAACGGCGTCACAGAGTCCGACCTGATGGCGCTTGCAGAAAAGAACAATGGCAGCATGAGCATGATTCCCCAGGAAGAAAGCTGCAGCTGCACCGAAAAATGTGAGGCAGGAAAAGTCAATACCGGCTGTCCGGTCTGCAAAAATGACTTGAGTGGCTGCAAAGGAAAAGAAAAGCCGACGGAAACCGAAAAACCGGCTGAACCGGAAAAGCCGAAGAAAGAGACCGGCAGTGTCGGCACGATCCTGTTTATCCTTGCTGCCTTACTTGCGGTCGGCGGGATCGGTTACTATGTAAAAATCGTGCGTCCGAAACAGCAGGCCGAGGACGATGCGGAATTTGAGGATGACGGTTATGGAGAAGGCTTTGACCCGGATGAGGCATACGGGGAACCGGAATATCTTTCCGAGGATGATTTTGACGACAAGGACAGCAAATAA
- a CDS encoding peptidoglycan DD-metalloendopeptidase family protein translates to MAHDREFQRKRKDTRMPVRDSHGEDQPAARQTEQDFDLRRARDTPSSVNGKTHRQDIPVQTEFSHLSPETPVSLLEQGEAYAAALDVFSDRFEIPDVAGTESPTQENGRSNFRQEASRRSFVTEDVTDHDTGKYAPSSEGSATPDSTDRSGQEHRYRTHQHGNKYQQRFQEAAQAEEQAAQKEKCVDSEPPKTSKLEFTADELPPETEDKKLTHARRKAERTAQKAEQAQNRLPARKKLRMGTVSDPETGKAKKHLKFEKEVKSQKAHVKGPVPLRPVKAGANTAIGYAHKKIYEAEDENVGIKAAHRSELVGEAGLRTAYHRHKTAPYRKAAKLQQKSAKANARLAYRQALNEHPDLKKHVLARMWQKQKLKRQYAKAAREAGKQAKNAAVATERVSVGIVHAVKRHPVICLVLLLLLLVIFLITSLFSTFSNIGTGGLGSLAASTYLADDQDINQAELTYTEWETDLQMEIDRVESDRPGYDEYRYNLGAIEHDPYVLMGYLTSAYQGFTYDEVESVLQQLFQEQYTLSFSEETEIRYRTETSVDPETGEETQEEVPYEWRILNVKLTVIPLENLVVSRMNADQKEICEILLQTKGNRQYVKNVFGTNWLPYVTSYYGYRVHPISGEKNYHTGVDIGMPEGTEILAGHDGTVTLAGNAGGYGLCVAIEGEAYEGHTLTTKYGHCSQILVSVGQEVKAGDVIAKVGNTGNSTGPHLHLEVLVDGQYLNPLYFADTGDTSERHLPEVGSGGTGNYFDYDIPPEALADEQFAAMMAEAEKYLGYPYVWGGASPSTSFDCSGYVSWVINNCGVGWNFGRLTADGLLGVCTPVSSADAKPGDLIFFQGTYNTSGASHVGIYVGNGMMIHCGDPISYANINTSYWQQHFYTFGRLP, encoded by the coding sequence ATGGCACACGACAGGGAATTTCAAAGGAAGCGCAAAGATACCCGGATGCCGGTGCGTGATTCCCACGGGGAAGATCAACCGGCAGCCAGGCAGACCGAACAGGATTTTGACCTGCGCAGGGCACGGGACACCCCTTCTTCTGTCAACGGCAAGACACACAGGCAGGACATCCCTGTACAGACGGAATTTTCCCATCTGTCACCGGAAACACCGGTGTCCTTGCTGGAACAGGGCGAGGCTTATGCAGCCGCTTTGGATGTTTTTTCGGATCGCTTTGAGATACCGGATGTTGCCGGAACAGAGTCCCCGACACAGGAAAACGGGCGAAGCAATTTCCGGCAGGAGGCTTCCAGGCGTTCTTTTGTAACAGAGGATGTGACAGACCATGATACCGGAAAATATGCTCCTTCTTCCGAAGGCTCAGCCACACCGGACAGCACAGACAGATCCGGTCAGGAACACCGTTACCGGACACATCAGCATGGGAACAAATATCAGCAGCGTTTTCAGGAAGCGGCACAGGCGGAGGAACAGGCAGCGCAGAAGGAAAAGTGTGTGGATAGCGAACCGCCAAAAACATCCAAGCTGGAATTTACTGCGGATGAACTACCGCCGGAGACAGAGGATAAAAAGCTCACCCATGCAAGACGGAAGGCGGAACGGACTGCACAAAAAGCAGAGCAGGCACAAAACCGACTGCCGGCCCGGAAGAAACTGCGCATGGGGACGGTTTCCGACCCGGAGACCGGAAAAGCCAAAAAACACTTAAAATTTGAAAAGGAGGTTAAATCCCAAAAGGCCCATGTAAAAGGACCTGTACCCCTGCGTCCGGTCAAGGCGGGCGCCAATACTGCCATTGGTTACGCCCATAAAAAGATTTATGAGGCAGAGGATGAAAATGTGGGGATCAAAGCAGCCCACCGCTCTGAACTTGTGGGCGAGGCAGGGCTTCGCACGGCATATCACCGGCATAAAACCGCTCCCTACCGAAAGGCAGCAAAATTACAGCAAAAATCAGCAAAGGCGAACGCAAGACTTGCCTACCGGCAGGCTCTTAACGAACACCCGGATCTGAAGAAACATGTGCTTGCCCGGATGTGGCAGAAACAAAAACTGAAAAGGCAGTATGCCAAGGCTGCCCGTGAAGCCGGGAAACAGGCCAAAAATGCCGCAGTCGCAACAGAGAGGGTCAGCGTCGGTATTGTCCATGCGGTCAAACGGCACCCTGTGATCTGCCTTGTCCTCCTGCTTCTCCTTTTGGTAATTTTCCTGATCACGTCCCTGTTTTCCACGTTCTCCAATATCGGGACCGGCGGTTTGGGAAGTCTGGCTGCTTCTACCTATCTTGCAGATGATCAGGACATCAACCAGGCGGAGCTTACCTATACCGAGTGGGAAACGGATCTGCAAATGGAAATAGACCGGGTGGAATCAGACCGCCCCGGCTATGACGAATACCGGTATAACCTGGGCGCAATCGAGCATGACCCGTATGTGCTGATGGGGTATCTGACTTCTGCTTATCAGGGATTTACTTACGATGAAGTGGAAAGTGTGCTGCAGCAGCTTTTCCAGGAACAATATACCCTGTCCTTTTCAGAAGAAACCGAGATCCGTTATCGCACAGAAACTTCCGTTGACCCGGAAACCGGAGAAGAAACCCAGGAGGAAGTGCCTTATGAATGGCGCATCTTAAATGTCAAACTCACGGTTATACCTCTGGAAAACCTGGTCGTTTCCCGGATGAACGCAGACCAGAAAGAGATCTGCGAGATCCTGCTGCAGACAAAAGGAAACCGCCAGTATGTCAAAAATGTCTTTGGCACCAACTGGCTCCCTTATGTGACCAGCTATTACGGCTACCGGGTACATCCCATCAGTGGGGAAAAGAACTATCACACCGGTGTGGACATCGGAATGCCGGAGGGCACAGAGATCCTTGCCGGGCATGACGGAACGGTCACCCTTGCGGGAAATGCCGGCGGTTATGGCTTATGTGTTGCCATTGAAGGCGAGGCATACGAAGGACATACCCTGACGACCAAATACGGGCACTGTTCCCAGATCCTTGTTTCTGTCGGGCAGGAAGTCAAAGCCGGGGATGTGATCGCAAAGGTCGGAAATACCGGAAATTCTACCGGTCCCCACCTGCATTTAGAAGTCCTGGTTGACGGCCAGTATTTGAATCCCCTGTATTTTGCCGATACCGGCGATACCAGCGAACGGCACCTGCCGGAAGTTGGTTCAGGCGGCACAGGAAACTACTTCGATTATGACATTCCACCGGAAGCCCTTGCAGATGAACAGTTTGCCGCAATGATGGCCGAGGCGGAAAAATATCTTGGCTATCCGTATGTATGGGGAGGCGCAAGCCCTTCCACTTCCTTTGACTGTTCCGGCTATGTGTCCTGGGTGATCAACAACTGCGGCGTTGGCTGGAATTTTGGAAGGCTGACCGCGGATGGTCTTTTAGGTGTATGTACGCCGGTATCAAGTGCGGATGCAAAACCGGGCGACCTGATCTTCTTCCAGGGAACCTACAACACCAGCGGCGCAAGCCATGTAGGAATCTATGTGGGAAATGGAATGATGATCCACTGTGGAGACCCGATTTCTTATGCAAACATCAATACAAGCTACTGGCAGCAGCATTTTTATACATTTGGGCGTCTGCCTTAA
- the srtB gene encoding class B sortase: protein MEHIITRRRGFRKLLAFLLCMASILGLLPAQAFAMSVGQTASSWLGDQYVGSDGNHYRAPAPYTYLAYHADGTIDVHTSSGGNAYRHYMLTDSDGISHQVYCVESGIPYHTSENTYVSESGTNSQYLNLLPAEARRGITLTAIYGWKPGAALPVSGINEDDYKMATQIILWEYQQQLRSDPYNRHGNGHADGDQYFSVIAGRPAEKAYDWILAQVASHSTVPSFTSSKKSEAPELELKWDVEKKVYTLTVTDTNNLKIDLEALKGSGVSVTRNGNEYTFTSRQMMMDPVLFEFRKNIPVANDMLIWGRPGYQTMMTGASDPVSFFVKIKTETYGTAKLVKTSEDGIVSGITFHISGTDILGNEVNEEVTTGENGQIEKKLLPGTYLVKELPVDRYVTPSAQYVTIESGQTSSVHFSNILKKFRVHVVKSDADTGNAQGDATLAGAAYGIFRDGELIDTYTTGPDGSFMTRYYVCGDGWTIREIEPSTGYLLNETIYEVGASPSLYEVELNATENQVTETVIYGSIQLVKHTDDLDPDVPEGENTDDPNAGIIERPEAGAVFEVYLKAAGSYDAAKESERDLLTTDADGFASSKPLPYGHYTVHQIAGEEGKAFVPDFTVFISSDGKTYSYILNNRTITARLKVEKCDAETGKIIPVTGTGFQIKDLSTGEFITQTVYYPNPETLNTFYVSDEGWLMLPEPLAAGDYELYEVAAPYGYVLSDQPVPFTIDGSEAVVTVTQYNMPQKGQLTITKTGEVFASVQENDGLYQPVYEVAGLPGAVYDVIADEDIYTGDGTLRAEKDMVVETLTTGEDGTAKSGSLYLGRYRLEERQAPSGCVLNPQPEYVELTYAGETIEVTQTAAGLYDERQKVDVTLFKAMETDDLFGLGMNEEYKDISFGLYASADLTAADGSVIPAGGLLEVVSVSSEESGGYSASFASDLPFGSYYVKERTTNGAYILSDQEYPVVFEYAGQETALVQILVNEGEAVSNELLRGRVDGVKVGENPEGGEDVTLAGALMGLFRPDTEEFTEENALLTAITGKDGSFSFENIPYGHWIVKEISAPDLYTVSPQQHHVYIGADGQHIEIRVENTLIRGSVQVTKTEAVEEPSPVEKEDKKDKNSFLRFLPGAVFDLYADSNANQEYDPDDQKIGTLKETDAGYHTAENLLAGGYFIKESKAPEGYQPDSNAYYFSITEDGQVAVVENGEAGHGFTNEAYRGNLKITKDSSDGRKDGFAIEVKSADGSYCETFTTPKSGVIEVKGLRVGIYTVTEVANRASKDYIIPDAATVEIKADQTSTVQFFNEKPEKPDNPKNPEKPSVPSNPSTPQKPVPQTGDDPYIFLYGGLLAAVLIGGSVFAVYYFKKGKYSRTSPKRTAVGVSVLSLCVLVALGSGFLVFRDLNQYAESKDAYRDLAGYVEVPEQTASPESAPDPTEPKRDDADIVLPSVDFETLRENGPDIIGWLSLPDTVLNYPVTHTDNNEYYLNHLYDGTYNKVGCLFADYENRADFSDRNTIIYGHNMRDGSMFALLNRYDEQSYFDTHRQMYLVTPKGGYVMEIFTAFAAKPEESGSKTSPWQLSWKDDGAYTTWLTAMKERSAVESDVTVTCSDKVLTLSTCTPGGTGRFLVMGKLVKVDNEI, encoded by the coding sequence ATGGAACATATCATAACCAGGCGCCGCGGCTTTCGCAAGCTGTTGGCGTTTTTGCTTTGTATGGCAAGCATTTTGGGGCTTCTTCCGGCTCAGGCTTTTGCCATGTCTGTCGGACAAACGGCAAGCTCCTGGCTGGGCGACCAGTATGTGGGCTCTGATGGAAACCACTACCGCGCCCCGGCACCTTACACCTATCTTGCCTACCATGCAGACGGAACCATCGACGTACACACCAGTTCCGGGGGCAATGCTTACCGGCACTATATGCTGACGGATTCTGACGGGATCAGCCATCAGGTTTACTGTGTGGAGAGCGGGATTCCTTACCATACTTCGGAAAACACCTATGTTTCAGAAAGCGGGACCAACAGCCAATACCTGAACCTGCTTCCTGCCGAGGCAAGGAGGGGGATCACCCTGACTGCGATCTATGGCTGGAAACCCGGTGCGGCGCTCCCTGTTTCCGGGATCAACGAGGATGACTATAAGATGGCAACCCAGATCATCCTTTGGGAATACCAGCAGCAGCTTAGAAGCGATCCGTACAACCGCCACGGAAACGGCCACGCAGATGGTGACCAGTATTTCAGCGTGATCGCCGGACGACCGGCTGAAAAAGCCTATGACTGGATTCTGGCACAGGTCGCTTCCCATTCCACAGTCCCTTCCTTTACTTCTTCTAAGAAAAGCGAAGCACCGGAACTGGAACTGAAATGGGATGTAGAAAAAAAGGTCTATACCCTGACGGTCACAGATACCAACAACTTGAAGATCGACCTGGAGGCTTTGAAAGGCAGCGGCGTTTCTGTGACAAGAAACGGAAATGAATACACCTTTACCAGCAGGCAGATGATGATGGACCCGGTGCTGTTTGAATTCCGAAAGAATATCCCGGTGGCAAATGACATGCTGATCTGGGGCAGACCAGGCTACCAGACCATGATGACCGGCGCCAGCGATCCGGTTTCCTTCTTTGTAAAGATCAAAACGGAAACTTACGGTACTGCAAAACTTGTCAAGACCAGTGAGGACGGCATTGTTTCCGGTATCACCTTCCATATTTCCGGTACGGACATTTTGGGAAATGAAGTCAATGAGGAAGTCACGACCGGAGAAAACGGCCAGATTGAAAAGAAGCTCCTGCCGGGAACCTATCTGGTAAAAGAGCTGCCGGTGGACCGCTATGTGACCCCTTCCGCACAGTACGTGACCATTGAAAGCGGACAAACTTCTTCGGTACATTTCAGCAATATTCTGAAGAAATTTCGCGTCCATGTGGTAAAGAGTGATGCTGACACCGGAAATGCTCAGGGGGATGCCACGCTTGCAGGGGCGGCCTATGGGATCTTCCGTGATGGCGAACTGATCGACACTTATACTACCGGACCGGATGGCAGCTTTATGACCCGCTATTATGTATGCGGGGATGGCTGGACGATCCGGGAAATCGAACCGAGCACCGGGTATCTTCTGAATGAAACCATTTATGAAGTGGGTGCATCCCCTTCCCTGTATGAAGTGGAACTCAATGCCACAGAAAATCAGGTGACGGAAACGGTTATTTACGGAAGTATCCAGCTTGTCAAGCACACCGATGACCTGGACCCGGATGTGCCTGAGGGCGAAAATACCGACGATCCCAATGCTGGTATCATCGAACGCCCGGAAGCAGGCGCAGTCTTTGAAGTTTACTTAAAGGCAGCCGGGAGCTATGACGCGGCAAAGGAAAGTGAACGTGACCTTCTTACCACGGATGCGGATGGTTTTGCTTCCAGTAAACCGCTTCCTTATGGACATTATACGGTCCATCAGATCGCAGGCGAGGAAGGCAAAGCCTTTGTCCCGGACTTTACGGTATTCATTTCCTCTGACGGAAAGACTTACAGCTATATCCTGAACAACCGCACCATCACAGCCCGTCTGAAAGTTGAAAAATGTGACGCAGAGACCGGAAAGATTATCCCTGTGACCGGAACCGGTTTTCAGATCAAGGATCTTTCCACCGGGGAATTTATCACCCAGACCGTCTACTATCCGAACCCGGAAACACTGAATACCTTCTATGTTTCTGACGAGGGCTGGCTGATGCTGCCGGAGCCTTTGGCCGCCGGGGATTATGAACTTTATGAGGTAGCTGCTCCTTACGGCTATGTGCTTTCCGACCAGCCGGTACCGTTTACCATTGACGGCAGCGAGGCGGTTGTGACGGTCACGCAGTACAATATGCCGCAGAAAGGCCAGCTTACCATCACAAAGACCGGAGAAGTATTTGCTTCTGTCCAGGAAAACGACGGACTGTACCAACCGGTATATGAGGTTGCCGGACTTCCTGGAGCGGTCTATGATGTGATCGCAGATGAAGATATTTATACCGGTGACGGTACCTTGCGGGCAGAAAAAGATATGGTTGTGGAAACACTTACGACCGGCGAGGACGGCACAGCGAAAAGCGGGTCTCTCTATCTTGGCCGTTATCGTCTGGAGGAACGTCAGGCGCCTTCCGGCTGTGTGTTGAATCCTCAACCGGAATATGTGGAACTGACCTATGCGGGTGAGACCATAGAGGTTACACAGACAGCGGCCGGTCTTTATGACGAACGCCAGAAAGTGGATGTCACACTTTTCAAGGCAATGGAGACCGATGACCTGTTCGGTCTTGGCATGAACGAGGAATATAAGGATATTTCCTTTGGACTTTATGCTTCCGCAGACCTGACGGCGGCAGATGGCAGCGTAATCCCGGCAGGTGGACTTCTGGAAGTGGTCTCTGTTTCGTCTGAGGAATCCGGCGGTTACAGCGCTTCCTTCGCTTCCGACCTGCCTTTTGGCAGCTATTATGTCAAGGAACGCACAACCAACGGCGCCTATATCCTTTCGGATCAAGAATATCCGGTTGTCTTTGAGTATGCTGGTCAGGAAACCGCCCTGGTACAGATCCTTGTCAATGAAGGCGAGGCTGTTTCCAATGAACTTCTCCGTGGGCGTGTAGACGGTGTAAAAGTCGGGGAAAACCCGGAAGGCGGCGAGGATGTCACGCTTGCCGGTGCGCTCATGGGTCTGTTTAGACCTGATACCGAAGAATTTACTGAAGAAAATGCGCTGCTTACTGCTATTACCGGAAAAGACGGCAGTTTTTCCTTTGAGAACATTCCTTACGGACACTGGATCGTCAAGGAGATCTCTGCCCCTGACCTTTATACGGTAAGCCCGCAGCAGCACCATGTATATATCGGTGCAGACGGACAGCATATCGAGATCCGTGTGGAAAACACCCTGATCCGCGGCAGTGTGCAGGTAACTAAAACCGAAGCTGTGGAGGAACCGTCCCCTGTGGAAAAGGAGGATAAGAAAGACAAGAATTCTTTCCTGCGCTTCCTGCCCGGTGCAGTGTTCGACCTGTATGCGGATTCCAACGCCAACCAGGAATATGATCCTGACGATCAAAAGATCGGTACGCTGAAAGAAACCGATGCAGGCTATCATACGGCGGAAAACCTTCTGGCTGGCGGCTACTTTATCAAAGAAAGCAAAGCGCCGGAGGGCTATCAGCCTGACTCAAACGCTTACTATTTTTCCATCACAGAAGATGGACAGGTCGCAGTTGTGGAAAATGGAGAAGCCGGGCACGGGTTTACCAATGAGGCTTACCGCGGCAACTTAAAGATCACAAAGGATTCCAGCGACGGGCGCAAAGATGGTTTTGCCATCGAGGTTAAGAGTGCGGACGGCTCCTACTGCGAGACATTCACCACTCCAAAATCCGGCGTGATTGAAGTTAAGGGCCTTCGTGTCGGTATTTATACCGTAACAGAAGTTGCAAACCGGGCAAGCAAGGATTACATCATTCCTGATGCCGCTACGGTGGAGATCAAGGCAGATCAGACATCTACAGTCCAGTTCTTTAATGAAAAACCGGAAAAGCCGGATAACCCAAAGAACCCGGAAAAGCCTTCTGTTCCCTCCAATCCTTCCACCCCTCAAAAGCCGGTACCGCAGACCGGGGATGATCCGTATATTTTCCTGTATGGCGGACTGCTGGCAGCCGTACTGATCGGTGGCAGCGTATTTGCTGTGTATTATTTCAAAAAGGGAAAATACAGCAGGACTTCCCCGAAAAGAACGGCTGTCGGGGTTTCTGTCCTTTCACTCTGCGTTCTGGTGGCTCTTGGCAGCGGTTTTTTGGTGTTCCGTGACTTGAACCAGTATGCTGAGAGTAAAGATGCCTATCGAGATCTTGCCGGATATGTGGAAGTACCGGAGCAGACAGCTTCCCCGGAGTCGGCACCCGATCCGACAGAACCAAAACGGGACGATGCCGATATTGTCCTGCCTTCGGTAGACTTTGAAACGCTCCGTGAAAATGGACCGGACATCATCGGATGGCTTTCTCTTCCTGATACGGTGCTCAATTATCCGGTGACGCATACCGACAACAACGAGTATTACCTGAACCATCTTTATGACGGGACCTATAACAAGGTTGGCTGCCTGTTTGCCGACTATGAAAACCGGGCAGATTTTTCAGACCGCAATACGATCATTTACGGTCATAATATGCGGGATGGTTCCATGTTTGCCTTGCTGAACCGGTACGATGAACAAAGTTACTTTGATACTCACAGGCAGATGTATCTCGTTACTCCGAAGGGGGGTTATGTCATGGAGATCTTTACGGCATTTGCAGCAAAACCGGAAGAATCCGGCAGTAAAACTTCTCCCTGGCAGCTTTCCTGGAAGGATGACGGTGCTTATACTACCTGGCTTACAGCTATGAAGGAACGTTCTGCGGTGGAAAGTGATGTGACTGTGACCTGCAGCGATAAGGTACTGACCCTTTCTACCTGTACGCCGGGCGGCACAGGACGCTTTCTTGTCATGGGAAAACTCGTGAAAGTAGATAACGAAATATAG
- a CDS encoding DUF4315 family protein, whose amino-acid sequence MNPKIEKLEKEIEKTKTKIAEMQAKLHKLEEQKTELENTDYVAVARSFKLTPQQLADFLKSQQAAPSETVLPQEKEDVHEA is encoded by the coding sequence TTGAATCCTAAAATTGAAAAACTGGAAAAGGAAATTGAAAAGACCAAAACAAAGATTGCGGAAATGCAGGCAAAGCTCCATAAGCTGGAGGAACAGAAAACAGAACTGGAAAATACCGATTATGTGGCGGTGGCGCGCAGTTTCAAACTGACGCCCCAGCAGCTTGCGGATTTTTTGAAATCACAGCAGGCAGCCCCTTCGGAAACTGTTTTACCGCAGGAGAAGGAGGATGTGCATGAGGCTTAA